Proteins encoded by one window of Blautia argi:
- the groES gene encoding co-chaperone GroES produces MKLVPLGDRVVLKQLVAEETTKSGIVLPGQAQEKPQQAEVVAVGPGGVVDGKEVKMEVAAGDQVIYSKYAGTEVKLDGEEYIIVKQNDILAVVK; encoded by the coding sequence ATGAAGTTAGTACCATTAGGAGACAGAGTTGTATTAAAACAGTTAGTTGCAGAAGAAACAACGAAATCAGGTATTGTACTGCCGGGTCAGGCTCAGGAGAAACCACAGCAGGCAGAAGTTGTTGCAGTTGGTCCTGGCGGAGTTGTAGACGGAAAAGAAGTAAAAATGGAAGTTGCAGCAGGCGACCAGGTTATCTATTCCAAATATGCCGGAACAGAAGTAAAGCTGGACGGAGAAGAATATATCATTGTAAAACAGAACGATATTCTGGCTGTAGTAAAATAA
- a CDS encoding GntR family transcriptional regulator, protein MSWNLDSERPIYTQIIERITLDIISGIYAPGARLPSVRDLAQNAGVNPNTMQKALSELERTGLLFSQRTSGRFVTEELAMIEKTKTQLAAQQIREFLEKMQRIGFDRETTLKLIQQTEEKEAQV, encoded by the coding sequence ATGTCATGGAACCTGGACTCCGAACGTCCTATTTATACGCAGATTATAGAACGTATCACTCTGGATATTATTTCCGGAATTTACGCTCCGGGTGCAAGGCTCCCGTCAGTAAGGGATTTGGCACAGAACGCCGGAGTAAATCCCAACACCATGCAAAAAGCTCTTTCCGAGCTTGAACGAACCGGACTACTTTTCAGTCAGCGAACCAGCGGACGTTTTGTCACGGAGGAATTAGCTATGATAGAAAAAACAAAAACACAGCTTGCAGCCCAGCAGATCAGAGAATTTCTGGAAAAAATGCAGCGTATTGGATTTGACAGGGAAACCACCCTGAAACTTATCCAACAAACAGAGGAAAAGGAGGCGCAAGTATGA
- a CDS encoding DUF6106 family protein, giving the protein MTDLYSELLVKKEQTVKDKAIKILMIAGIALTAVAGLIIPFAWILTLALGIAAYFILPKLDLEFEYVFVNGELDIDKIMSKAKRKRVKSFDLAKMDIMAPVNSHRLEYQNHNTKAKTLDFSSGNASHKVFAMFIPDEKELYKVLIEPDAQLIENIQKSCPRKVFLD; this is encoded by the coding sequence ATGACAGACTTGTATTCAGAACTGCTTGTGAAAAAAGAGCAGACTGTAAAGGACAAGGCCATTAAAATTCTGATGATTGCAGGAATCGCCCTTACAGCAGTGGCAGGGTTGATAATTCCCTTCGCATGGATTTTGACACTGGCACTTGGAATTGCAGCATATTTCATTCTTCCAAAACTGGATTTGGAGTTTGAATATGTGTTTGTAAACGGAGAGCTGGACATTGATAAGATTATGTCCAAGGCAAAAAGAAAACGTGTAAAAAGCTTTGATTTAGCTAAAATGGATATTATGGCGCCTGTGAATTCTCACAGACTGGAATACCAGAACCATAATACAAAAGCTAAAACACTGGACTTTTCCTCAGGAAATGCCAGCCACAAGGTGTTTGCAATGTTTATTCCGGACGAGAAAGAGCTTTACAAAGTCCTCATTGAGCCAGATGCACAGCTGATTGAGAATATTCAGAAAAGCTGTCCGCGCAAAGTTTTTTTAGATTGA
- a CDS encoding peptidoglycan recognition protein family protein, whose product MFGRKRHRESADLESRRELRRQKRKRERRRHILLFLAAVFTVILIFFLGNKVREQIQERRLLKARNESFVGAPPFEVDLLEPNEYSRPGTPLKKIKGIVVHYTANPGTTAKNNRDYFQGLKDSHETKVSSHFVVGIEGEIVQCIPSTEIAYASNSRNEDTLSIECCHLDETGAFTDATYISLVRLTGWLCYRFNLTSEDVIRHYDVTGKNCPKYYVENPGKWEKFKKDVEKQIREVEKEAEKAENP is encoded by the coding sequence ATGTTTGGCAGAAAAAGACACAGAGAGTCCGCAGACCTGGAGAGTCGAAGAGAACTGCGGCGTCAGAAGAGAAAGCGGGAAAGACGCCGCCACATACTGTTGTTTCTGGCAGCTGTTTTTACGGTGATACTGATATTTTTTCTGGGAAATAAAGTCAGAGAACAGATACAGGAGAGAAGGCTTTTAAAGGCAAGAAATGAATCCTTTGTAGGAGCGCCTCCCTTTGAAGTGGATTTGCTGGAGCCAAATGAATATTCCAGACCGGGTACGCCTTTAAAGAAGATAAAAGGAATCGTAGTGCATTATACAGCCAATCCGGGAACAACGGCAAAGAATAACCGGGATTATTTCCAGGGATTAAAGGACAGTCATGAAACCAAAGTCAGCAGTCATTTTGTTGTAGGAATTGAGGGAGAAATCGTACAGTGTATTCCCAGCACAGAAATTGCTTATGCGTCAAATTCCAGAAATGAGGACACCTTGTCCATTGAATGCTGCCATTTGGACGAAACGGGGGCTTTTACAGACGCTACCTATATTTCTTTAGTACGGCTCACGGGCTGGCTCTGCTATCGGTTTAATCTGACCTCAGAGGACGTAATCCGGCATTATGATGTAACGGGGAAAAACTGTCCCAAATATTATGTAGAAAATCCCGGGAAATGGGAAAAATTTAAAAAAGATGTGGAAAAACAGATTCGGGAAGTGGAAAAAGAGGCTGAAAAAGCAGAGAATCCCTGA
- the codY gene encoding GTP-sensing pleiotropic transcriptional regulator CodY has protein sequence MSVQLLDKTRKINKLLHNNHASKVLFNDICEVMVETLDSNILVMSRKGKVLGVGTCPGVDRITELIDSEVGGHIDKLLNERLLGVLSTKENVNLQTLGFEDPQIGRYVAIISPIDIAGERLGTLFMYRSEKPYDIEDIIVSEYGTTVVGLEMMRSVHEENAEENRKIQVVKSAFNTLSFSELEAIIHIFDELNGDEGILVASKIADRVGITRSVIVNALRKFESAGVIESRSSGMKGTYIKVLNEVIFDELEEIKKRKLVKK, from the coding sequence ATGAGCGTACAATTATTAGACAAGACAAGAAAAATCAATAAACTTCTTCACAATAATCACGCATCAAAGGTACTTTTTAACGATATCTGTGAGGTGATGGTAGAAACCCTGGATTCCAATATCCTGGTTATGAGCAGAAAAGGAAAAGTGCTGGGTGTGGGAACCTGTCCGGGAGTTGACCGTATCACAGAATTAATTGACAGCGAAGTAGGAGGACACATTGATAAGCTGTTGAATGAAAGACTTTTGGGTGTTCTGTCCACAAAGGAAAATGTAAACCTTCAGACACTGGGGTTTGAAGATCCGCAGATTGGCCGTTATGTAGCAATTATCAGCCCTATTGATATTGCAGGAGAACGTCTGGGAACTTTATTCATGTACCGCAGCGAGAAACCATATGATATTGAAGATATTATTGTAAGCGAATATGGAACAACGGTTGTGGGATTGGAGATGATGCGTTCCGTCCATGAGGAAAATGCAGAGGAGAACCGGAAGATTCAGGTGGTAAAATCAGCATTTAATACCTTATCCTTCTCAGAACTGGAGGCAATCATTCATATTTTTGATGAGCTGAATGGAGATGAGGGAATTCTGGTAGCAAGTAAAATTGCAGACAGAGTGGGAATTACCCGTTCCGTCATTGTCAATGCCCTTCGGAAATTTGAAAGTGCCGGTGTGATTGAATCCCGTTCCTCTGGTATGAAGGGAACTTATATTAAGGTTTTAAATGAAGTGATTTTTGACGAACTGGAAGAAATCAAAAAGAGGAAACTGGTGAAAAAATAA
- a CDS encoding ABC transporter ATP-binding protein, which produces MNPILDCQNLTKYYGNKIALDNLNLTLEPGKIIGLLGPNGSGKTTFIKLLNGLLTPDKGQVLINGMKPGIDTKKIVSYLPERTYLGSWRKVCDIIDFFHDFYEDFDKSRAYDMLQKLNINPSDRLHSMSKGTKEKVQLILVMSRRANLYCLDEPIAGVDPAARDYILSTILNNYEENATILLSTHLISDVENILDDVIFIQNGRIRLTDSVENIRFQQGKSVDTLFREVFKC; this is translated from the coding sequence ATGAATCCAATTTTAGACTGTCAAAATCTGACGAAATACTATGGCAACAAGATTGCCCTTGATAACTTAAATCTGACTTTAGAACCGGGGAAAATCATCGGGCTTTTAGGTCCCAACGGCAGCGGAAAAACCACTTTTATCAAACTGCTCAACGGACTTCTGACCCCGGATAAAGGACAGGTTCTGATAAACGGTATGAAACCGGGAATTGACACAAAGAAAATCGTTTCCTATCTTCCTGAGCGTACCTATCTTGGCTCCTGGAGAAAAGTCTGCGATATCATTGATTTCTTCCATGATTTCTATGAGGACTTTGATAAAAGCCGGGCCTATGATATGTTGCAGAAGTTGAACATCAATCCCTCAGACCGCCTTCATTCCATGTCAAAAGGCACAAAAGAAAAAGTGCAGCTCATTCTCGTTATGAGCCGCCGGGCAAACCTTTACTGTCTGGACGAACCCATTGCAGGCGTAGACCCTGCTGCAAGAGATTACATTCTCTCCACCATTCTCAACAATTATGAGGAGAATGCTACGATTCTCCTCTCCACTCATCTGATTTCTGATGTGGAAAATATTCTGGACGATGTCATTTTCATTCAGAACGGACGGATTCGCCTGACAGACAGTGTAGAAAATATTCGCTTCCAGCAGGGCAAATCTGTAGATACGTTATTTAGGGAGGTGTTTAAATGTTAA
- the guaB gene encoding IMP dehydrogenase, which produces MGKIIGEGITFDDVLLVPAYSEVIPNQVELSTWLTKKVKLNIPMMSAGMDTVTEHRMAIAMARQGGIGIIHKNMTIEEQAEEVDKVKRSENGVITDPFYLSPEHTLADANDLMAKFRISGVPITEGKKLVGIITNRDLKFEEDFSRKIKECMTSEGLVTAREGVTLEEAKKILAKSRKEKLPIVDEDFNLKGLITIKDIEKQIKYPLSAKDEQGRLLCGAAVGITANVMARVDALVNARVDVIVVDSAHGHSANILKAVREIKAKYPDLQLIAGNVATGEATRALIEAGVDAVKVGIGPGSICTTRVVAGIGVPQITAVMDCYAVAKEYGIPIIADGGIKYSGDMTKAIAAGANVCMMGSIFAGCDESPGDFELYQGRKYKVYRGMGSIAAMENGSKDRYFQQDAKKLVPEGVEGRVAYKGHVEDTVFQLIGGLRSGMGYCGAKDIETLKESGQFVKISAASLKESHPHDIHITKEAPNYSIDE; this is translated from the coding sequence ATGGGTAAGATTATTGGTGAAGGCATTACTTTTGACGACGTGCTGTTAGTTCCTGCATATTCAGAGGTAATACCGAATCAGGTTGAATTGTCAACATGGCTGACGAAAAAAGTGAAATTGAACATTCCGATGATGAGTGCAGGTATGGATACTGTTACAGAACACAGAATGGCAATCGCTATGGCAAGACAGGGCGGTATTGGTATTATCCACAAGAATATGACAATCGAGGAGCAGGCAGAAGAGGTAGATAAGGTAAAACGTTCTGAAAACGGTGTTATTACAGACCCATTTTATTTATCACCGGAACATACACTGGCAGATGCCAATGACCTTATGGCAAAATTTCGCATTTCAGGTGTTCCTATTACAGAAGGAAAGAAACTGGTTGGTATCATTACAAACCGCGATTTAAAATTCGAAGAAGATTTCTCCAGAAAAATTAAAGAGTGCATGACCTCAGAAGGACTGGTTACAGCAAGAGAAGGCGTGACTTTAGAGGAAGCAAAGAAAATTCTGGCAAAATCCAGAAAAGAGAAGCTTCCAATTGTAGATGAAGACTTTAACTTAAAGGGTCTTATCACAATCAAAGACATTGAAAAACAGATTAAATACCCGCTGTCAGCAAAAGATGAACAGGGACGACTTTTATGTGGTGCAGCAGTTGGTATTACTGCAAATGTTATGGCAAGAGTAGACGCTCTGGTAAATGCGAGAGTAGATGTGATTGTTGTGGACTCTGCTCATGGACATTCTGCGAATATTCTGAAAGCTGTAAGAGAAATCAAAGCCAAATACCCGGATTTACAGTTGATTGCCGGAAATGTGGCAACAGGAGAGGCTACAAGAGCTTTAATTGAAGCTGGCGTAGACGCTGTAAAGGTAGGAATCGGACCTGGTTCTATCTGTACAACCCGTGTGGTTGCAGGTATCGGTGTACCGCAGATTACAGCAGTTATGGATTGTTATGCAGTTGCAAAAGAATATGGAATTCCGATTATCGCAGACGGTGGAATCAAGTATTCCGGAGATATGACAAAAGCCATTGCAGCAGGTGCAAACGTATGTATGATGGGAAGTATCTTTGCAGGCTGTGATGAAAGCCCTGGAGATTTTGAATTGTATCAGGGAAGAAAATATAAGGTTTACAGAGGTATGGGCTCCATTGCTGCTATGGAAAACGGAAGTAAAGACCGTTATTTCCAGCAGGACGCAAAGAAGCTGGTTCCGGAAGGCGTGGAAGGCCGTGTCGCTTACAAGGGCCATGTAGAAGATACAGTATTCCAGCTTATCGGCGGACTTCGTTCCGGTATGGGATATTGTGGAGCAAAAGATATTGAAACTTTGAAGGAAAGCGGACAGTTCGTGAAGATTTCTGCTGCTTCCTTAAAAGAATCACACCCACATGATATTCATATTACAAAGGAAGCTCCTAATTATAGTATAGACGAATAA
- a CDS encoding amidohydrolase translates to MDINTSELDCLVQKYEELLTSTADTLWDYAETAYQEIKSCTLLKKHLCSHGFTLLPTSPQLPTAFAAKYGSGRPVIGLLGEYDALPDMAHPADCFLPTEPTSCLTSAGHGCGHHLLGTGLLAAALFLKDLMDKYQLPGTIIYFGCPAEENEAGKSQMLAQGFFRDVDAAFSWHPHAQSGIFNQSLANQRVSYTFTGTSAHASLAPHLGRSALDACELMNIGVNYLREHMPDNARIHYAYLNAGGKLPNIVPAKAQLLYAIRSPQSREAAELRKRVDRIAAGAALMTDTKVDIQTRCIYDSLLPNPSLDRLLLKYMKTFSPAIYTPEEVSYAAQAEKVLGNPACDMPLCTLPDLSLTRKTGISTDVGNISQKLPCTAFMTACYAKDTPLHHWTAVAQGKSSIAHKGMLTAGKILAASIWELLLSPEIMEHAQKDFLTEKVKRDIA, encoded by the coding sequence ATGGATATAAATACATCTGAGTTGGATTGTCTGGTGCAGAAATATGAGGAACTTCTGACTTCCACAGCAGACACTCTCTGGGATTATGCAGAAACTGCCTATCAGGAAATTAAATCCTGCACCCTTTTAAAAAAACACCTCTGTTCTCATGGTTTCACCCTTCTTCCCACTTCCCCGCAGCTCCCCACAGCTTTCGCGGCAAAGTATGGAAGCGGCAGACCGGTTATCGGACTGTTGGGAGAATACGATGCCCTGCCTGATATGGCACACCCGGCGGACTGCTTTTTACCCACAGAACCAACTTCCTGCCTGACTTCTGCTGGTCACGGCTGCGGACATCATCTTCTTGGAACCGGGCTTCTGGCCGCTGCCCTGTTCTTAAAAGATCTTATGGACAAATACCAACTTCCCGGCACCATTATCTACTTCGGTTGTCCGGCAGAAGAAAACGAAGCCGGAAAAAGCCAGATGCTCGCACAGGGCTTTTTCCGTGATGTCGATGCCGCTTTTTCCTGGCACCCTCATGCACAGTCCGGTATTTTCAACCAATCTTTGGCAAATCAGCGGGTATCCTACACCTTTACCGGCACCAGCGCCCATGCTTCCCTGGCGCCTCATCTGGGCAGAAGCGCCCTGGACGCCTGCGAATTAATGAATATCGGGGTCAATTATTTAAGAGAACACATGCCTGATAATGCCAGGATTCACTATGCCTACTTAAATGCCGGAGGCAAACTTCCCAATATTGTTCCTGCCAAAGCCCAGCTTTTGTACGCCATACGTTCTCCCCAAAGCCGGGAAGCCGCAGAGCTTAGAAAGCGTGTAGACCGCATTGCTGCAGGCGCTGCTCTGATGACGGATACAAAAGTGGACATTCAGACACGTTGTATTTATGACAGCCTTCTGCCCAATCCTTCTCTGGACAGACTGCTGTTAAAATATATGAAAACCTTCTCTCCTGCTATATACACACCCGAAGAGGTTTCTTATGCTGCACAGGCAGAAAAAGTTCTTGGAAACCCCGCCTGCGACATGCCCTTATGCACACTTCCAGACCTTTCTCTTACACGGAAAACCGGGATTTCCACTGATGTGGGAAATATAAGCCAAAAGCTGCCCTGCACAGCCTTTATGACCGCCTGTTATGCAAAGGATACTCCGCTGCACCATTGGACAGCTGTTGCTCAGGGAAAATCTTCCATTGCACACAAAGGCATGCTGACAGCCGGAAAAATCCTCGCAGCCAGTATCTGGGAACTACTGCTTTCCCCTGAAATCATGGAACATGCTCAGAAAGACTTTTTAACAGAAAAAGTGAAACGGGATATTGCTTAA
- the groL gene encoding chaperonin GroEL (60 kDa chaperone family; promotes refolding of misfolded polypeptides especially under stressful conditions; forms two stacked rings of heptamers to form a barrel-shaped 14mer; ends can be capped by GroES; misfolded proteins enter the barrel where they are refolded when GroES binds), which yields MAKEIKFGAEARAALEAGVNKLADTVRVTLGPKGRNVVLDKSFGAPLITNDGVTIAKEIELEDGFENMGAQLIKEVAAKTNDVAGDGTTTATVLAQAMVHEGMKNLAAGANPIILRKGMKKATEAAVEAIQKMSANIEGRDQIARVAAISAGDDEVGEMVAEAMEKVSKDGVITIEESKTMKTELDLVEGMQFDRGYISAYMATDMDKMETVLDDPYILITDKKISNIQDLLPVLEQIVKTGAKLLIIAEDIEGEALTTLIVNKLRGTFSVCAVKAPGYGDRRKEMLKDIAVLTNGTVISDEIGLELKDVTMEQLGRAKSVKVQKESTVIVDGLGEKEEIEARVAQIKHQIAETTSEFDKEKLQERLAKLAGGVAVIRVGAATETEMKEAKLRMEDALNATRAAVEEGIIAGGGSAYIHVSKEVAKVVDTLEGDEKTGAKVVLKALEAPLFHIAANAGLEGAVIINKVRESEVGTGFDALHEEYVDMVKKGILDPAKVTRSALQNATSVAGTLLTTESVVSTIKEETPAMPAGAPGMGMM from the coding sequence ATGGCAAAGGAAATTAAATTTGGAGCAGAAGCAAGAGCTGCCCTGGAAGCTGGCGTAAACAAATTAGCAGATACAGTAAGAGTAACTTTAGGACCAAAAGGAAGAAACGTGGTACTGGATAAATCTTTCGGTGCTCCGCTTATTACAAACGATGGTGTTACCATTGCAAAAGAAATTGAACTGGAAGACGGCTTTGAAAACATGGGTGCACAGCTCATCAAAGAAGTTGCAGCAAAAACAAACGATGTAGCAGGTGATGGTACTACAACTGCAACTGTTCTGGCACAGGCTATGGTTCACGAAGGAATGAAGAACCTGGCAGCAGGCGCAAATCCGATTATCCTGAGAAAGGGTATGAAAAAAGCAACAGAAGCAGCTGTAGAAGCAATCCAGAAAATGAGCGCAAATATTGAAGGCAGAGATCAGATTGCAAGAGTTGCAGCAATCTCTGCAGGTGATGATGAAGTGGGCGAAATGGTAGCAGAAGCTATGGAAAAAGTCAGCAAGGACGGCGTTATCACCATTGAAGAATCCAAAACTATGAAAACAGAGCTGGATTTAGTAGAAGGTATGCAGTTTGACCGCGGTTACATTTCTGCGTACATGGCAACAGATATGGATAAAATGGAAACTGTTTTAGACGATCCGTATATTCTGATTACAGATAAAAAAATCTCCAATATCCAGGATTTACTTCCGGTTCTGGAACAGATTGTAAAGACAGGCGCAAAACTTCTGATTATTGCAGAGGATATTGAAGGCGAAGCGCTTACAACCTTAATCGTAAATAAATTAAGAGGAACCTTCTCTGTATGTGCAGTAAAAGCTCCTGGCTACGGTGACAGAAGAAAAGAAATGCTGAAAGATATTGCAGTTCTGACAAACGGTACTGTTATCTCTGATGAAATCGGTCTGGAATTAAAAGATGTAACCATGGAACAGTTAGGACGTGCAAAATCTGTAAAAGTACAGAAAGAAAGCACTGTTATTGTGGATGGTCTTGGTGAAAAAGAAGAAATCGAAGCAAGAGTTGCTCAGATTAAACATCAGATTGCAGAAACAACTTCTGAATTTGACAAAGAAAAATTACAGGAAAGACTTGCAAAACTGGCTGGCGGCGTTGCTGTTATCCGTGTAGGCGCTGCAACAGAAACAGAAATGAAGGAAGCAAAGCTTCGTATGGAAGATGCTTTAAATGCTACAAGAGCTGCAGTAGAAGAAGGAATTATCGCAGGCGGCGGTTCTGCTTATATCCATGTTTCTAAAGAAGTAGCTAAGGTTGTGGATACTTTGGAAGGCGATGAAAAGACAGGTGCAAAGGTTGTTCTGAAAGCTTTGGAAGCTCCATTATTCCACATTGCAGCCAATGCAGGTCTGGAAGGCGCTGTTATTATCAATAAAGTAAGAGAATCTGAAGTAGGAACAGGATTTGACGCTTTACATGAAGAATATGTAGATATGGTGAAAAAAGGAATTCTGGATCCTGCAAAAGTTACAAGAAGTGCACTGCAGAACGCAACAAGCGTAGCAGGTACATTACTGACAACAGAATCTGTTGTTTCTACCATTAAAGAAGAAACTCCGGCTATGCCGGCAGGCGCTCCTGGAATGGGAATGATGTAA
- a CDS encoding nitroreductase family protein codes for MNLYEAIFLRKSVRSYEMEPVSSELLQELRDFYEQIEGLNPGIRTEISILDNTKGQNKRIHFLGVKAPYYISFYSEEKDLAQMNAGYIMEQIALFLCTRGLGTCFLGGIKPKLGNPHKGNLKFMITMAFGKSKGSYTRKAVDAKRMDLKELCVYKEVPRQWMKQLLEAARLSPSSMNSQPWRFVVYDNRIHVFAKKHTVGHMGKYEEMNFGIMFSHLMVVAEELWLDVDLIRLEDITHKNFPNNQYVLSAILRT; via the coding sequence ATGAATTTATATGAAGCAATTTTTTTAAGAAAATCTGTACGCAGCTACGAGATGGAGCCTGTGAGTAGTGAGCTTTTGCAGGAATTAAGGGATTTTTATGAACAGATTGAAGGTCTGAATCCGGGGATTCGTACTGAAATTTCCATTCTTGACAATACAAAGGGACAGAATAAGAGAATCCATTTTCTGGGAGTAAAAGCGCCTTATTACATTTCCTTTTATTCTGAAGAAAAGGATTTGGCACAAATGAATGCAGGGTATATTATGGAACAGATTGCGCTGTTTTTGTGTACCAGAGGTCTGGGAACCTGCTTTTTGGGCGGCATAAAACCAAAGCTGGGAAATCCGCATAAGGGCAACCTGAAATTTATGATTACCATGGCTTTTGGAAAAAGCAAGGGAAGCTATACCAGAAAGGCGGTCGATGCAAAGCGCATGGATTTGAAAGAACTGTGTGTCTATAAGGAAGTTCCCCGTCAGTGGATGAAACAGCTTTTAGAGGCAGCGCGTCTGTCCCCGTCCAGTATGAACAGTCAGCCATGGAGATTTGTGGTTTATGACAACCGGATTCATGTATTTGCAAAAAAGCATACCGTAGGGCATATGGGCAAATATGAGGAGATGAATTTTGGTATTATGTTTTCACATCTTATGGTAGTGGCAGAGGAGTTGTGGCTGGACGTGGATTTAATCCGCCTGGAGGATATTACCCATAAGAATTTTCCAAATAATCAATATGTACTCAGTGCGATTTTGCGTACCTGA